The genomic stretch TTCCGTGGGACGATCCAGCATACGCCAGAAGTCCGAGATATTCTTGGACGGACCGTCAAAGAGTTCCAGATACTGACGAGGCACGTAGAAATCATGCATCTTGGCGTAGGCCACATCACCCATGCCCTGGTTGTTACCGATGCACAGGGTCAGGAACGAGGCGAGCATGGCCCGACCGTCAATGATGTTGCGGTCAAAGAGTTCCACCGGATAGGCGATCTTCATCAACGAATCACCGTCTCCAACATCCTTGACTTCGTACACCAGGGCATCGACCCCTTTGGTGAAATCATCGGTGGTGCACACTTCAACGTTGGTGCCGGTGGATGATTCGGCTGCAAAGTGGGCTGCCACCTCGACATCACCGTACCCATCGGCTGGTTTGAAAATGTAGGCGCAGAGGACGTGCCTGCCGTCGGCGATCAGCTTTTCTTCATTCAGGTCAAAGTTCACATAGCGATTGGTTTGGTCATATACAGACATGGTTGTCTCCTTTTGTCTCAGCACGTGTGTGCATCTTATGTGTTCATTTTGGCATTCATCAGGTGAAAACAGGTCAAAAGCTGAGTGATGCCAAGAGGATAGCTGACTTTTTTCTCCGAACCTTCGGTGTAGCAACCCACTCCATCAGTGGTCAGGTCGTCGACCTTGTCCAGATGGTCCATGATGATGTCCATGAGCGTTTCTGCGGTCATCTGTTTGATGTTGCCCGTGATCTTGAGAATATCCACAGGCAGCCCTTCATCGCGACCTAAGGTGAACGTCAGACACTTCTCCTTGGTGCCCGGACGATGGTCGATGAACTCGGCAAAATCCGGATGATGAATGGTCGGCCTCAGGATGAGGTTGGTATTCAGCTTGGTACCGGTTTCCTCTTCGGCTCCATCCGGGCGATAGAAATTGCAGACGATGTCGGCAAATTTTCGTTGCGGGCGGATGAAGTTGGTTGAGACTTCGATCCGCTTGTCCAGGGAAGCCTGAACCTCTTCACGGGTATAGCCACGTTTGACCGTATCCCGCTTGAACTTCCAGTCCACCCGGAGTTCCTCGTCCGGATCAAGATAGATCTTGACGTCAAAGGCATCGCGCATCTTCTTGGTATAGAAGCCGAGCAGCCCTTCAACGATGACGAATTCCTTGGGCTCGACATAGACAGGCGGGTCAAAGTCGCCTGTGCTATGGTTGTAGACAGGCTTGAGGATCGCTTCGCCACGACGCAGCTGGTAAAAGTTGTGCTGCATGATGTCGATATGGTTGCAATCGGGATGGAGGGCGGAGATATTCTTCTCGGCACGCTGCACCCGGTTGTACTTGTGATAGTCGTCGGAGCAGATGTTGGTCACTCGGTCCGGGCCGAGGATCTTTTCAATCCCAGCCGAGATCGTGGTTTTCCCGGCGGCCGAATCGCCCACTATGCCAAGCAATATTGGTCTTGTGCGTTGCATGGGGTTCTCCCTTTTCTTTAATCGTAATCGATGGAACTGATGCGCATGAGCTTGTCGAACCGATGAGCCGACTCGACATAGCGTACAGTACCGGTAAGGCCCCGCATGACGAGCGAGGTCGTTTTTGCCCCTTTGCCGGTGAAGTCGACGCCTTTGAGAAAGACGCCGTCGGTAATACCGGTGGCGGCGAAGAAAATATCGTCGCTGCTCACGAGATCCTCCATCTTCAATACCTGCTTGATGTCGCGACCGGCTTCCTTGACCCGTGCTTTCTCTTCCTCTGATTGGGGATCGAGCATGCCCTGCATCTCGCCTCCGAGGACACGAATTGCCGTGGCGGCCAGCACGCCTTCGGGGGTGCCGCCTGTGCCCATCATGATGTCGATACCCGTATCGGGAATGACAGCCATGAGTGCACCGGCCACGTCGCCATCCGTGTGCAATTGGATGCGCGCTCCGGTGGCACGAATGTCAGCAATGAGTTCTTCGTGCCGCTCCTTGTCCAGGACGAACACAACGAGATCTCTCACGTCCTTGTTCTTGGCCTGGGCTACCTTGCGTAGAGTTCGAGCCACTGGGTCCTTGATGTCGACCATCCCGACGGCTTCGGGCGGAACAACAAGCTTGTTCATGTAATAGGCAGGGCCCGGATCATACATGCTTCCTTCAGGAGTCATTGCCACAACGGAAATTGCGTTGGGTCGTCCATTGGCAAGAAGACGGGTTCCTTCCACCGGGTCCACGGCGATATCCATCCTGGGGCCGACGCCGGTGCCGACCGATTCTCCGTTAAAGAGCATCGGTGCTTCATCCTTTTCGCCTTCACCGATGACGACCCGGCCGTTGATGGCCATGGCGTTAAAACTGATACGCATGGCATCCACGGCAGCGCCGTCTCCGTCCTCTTTTTTACCAAGGCCAAGCCATCGGGCCGAGGCAAGGGCTGCGGCTTCGGTGACTCTGGCAAGGTCCAGGGCGAGGTTTCTGTCAGGCTGTCTTCTTGTCATCATTTCATCTCCACAAAAGTGTTTTCGCTATATGATTGAAAGAGAGGCAAGGGGCGGTGTGTTGCGGTCACCTTGTTTATTCTGAGCATTCATCCTGGGGGGGATGACAGATTACATCCCCTTGCCTCTCCCTCGGAGAGAGGTAGACGGCTTGCGGTAAGGCCGTCTCCTAGAATGAATGATTACAACTGCCGTGCCACAATTGTTCTGAACAGATGAATTGAGATTTAGTCTTTGTATACAGAAGGTTATTGAGTCGACGAAAAAGAAAAGGCTCATCCGGATGTGCCGCAAGGGGCACACTCGGATGAGCCGTGTTTCTTAACTGTGCCGCCTGTGACACAGGTCAGTGCAGCACCCGCTCAAGGAACTGAGCCTCATGCGAAGTGATACCGTATTCACCGGGCAGCATGAGTCTCGTGTCTTCAAAAGGACCTATTGGATATCTACAATCAGACCCACCGGAGAAGAAGACGTCGGTGTTCTTCGTCAGAGACAAGGTCCGGGCCTGAAGGATCTCATTGCTCTCTTCCCCTGGATATCCGTTTTCACGGTAAGGGTAGACCGCCTCAATGCCATCGAGACCGGCCTCGGCAAGGGTTGCCATGAGCGGTCGCTGCTTTTCGGATGGCGACATGAACGGATGCGCCCAGATGGATACTCCTCCGACCCGGTGTATCAATTCGATGATGTCAACCGGATCGGGCAGGTGCAAGGCGGGCAGATCGGAATCAAGTCGTTCCTCAGCAATAAAACGCCCTGCGTCAATCATTGATGGAAACATACGCCTGGCCTGAACCATATACTGCACAATGAATGTGGGGTGTGGGTCTCTCCCTGCAAATGCAGCGACGTTTTTACGGTTTATGGTCCCATCCCACGATTGCAACCGTTCGATGAGAACATGTGCACGTTGCAAGGTTTGCTCTCGTACCAAGGCAAAGCGAGATTCAAGTTTGGTTTGGTCCTTTGTGGTCAAGTCCAAACCGAAGCCAATGATGCTGGCGTCCCGGCATGAGAATTCGATGCCCAGCGCCAGCTTCAAACGCAGCTTGGCGGCATGAGTAAAGAGGGTTTCATCAGGAAATGCATCCTTTTCACATATGCCGATTCCCTGCAGCCCGTTTTGTCTTGCAAGAGTCAGCAGCAGTCTGCCGGGTATCTTGCTCTCCCATGAGCGGCCAGAGTGTGTGTGCATGTCAAAATGCACGGATTGTTTCGTTGTTCGAGGGAACATGACATTATCCTACATCCCGTATTTTTTCATTTTTCTGTAAAAGGTCCGACGAGGGATCCCAGACATTCTGGAGGCTTCGCTGACGTTACCATCCGTCTCCTGGAGGTAGCGCTGCATCTCCTTCTTCTCGAAGTTCTCCATGACTTGGTCTTTCTTGGATTGGAAAACACTGCTGTTTTCCTGATCCTCTGCTGCGGGCTTTCCTACCGGACACCCGAAAGTACCGGAATCATCAATACGCAAGGCTACATCCTCAGGGCCGATAACATCGCCCTTGCACAGAATGGCAGCCCGTTCGATGACATTTTCCAGTTCCCGGACATTGCCGGGCCAGTCGTAGCGGCTCATGCACTCCAGTGCCTCGTCCGCAATGCCAGTCAGCCTTTTGTTCAACTTGGCCTCGGCCTTGGTTATGAAGTGATAAACCAGGTACGGGATGTCCATCATCCGATCCCTGAGAGGCGGAATTTCGATAGTGAAAGTATTAAACCGATAGTACAAATCTCGTCGAAACGTCTCGTTATCCATGGCAAATTCAAGATCACGATTGGTGGCTGCGATGACCCGCACATTGACATTCGTGGTTTCAGTACTGCCGACGCGACGAATCTCTCCCGTCTGAAGAAAGCGGAGCAGCTTGGCCTGCAACTCGGGCAACATGTCCCCGATTTCGTCCAGGAACAAAGTACCGCCATCGGCTTCTTCAAAGAGTCCCTTGCGGTCTTCCTCGGCACCGGTGAATGCACCCTTCTTATAACCAAAGAGTTCACTTTCCATGAGCGACGACGTCAGGGCTGTACAATTGATTGAGATATAGGGACGACTGTTCAGGTGGCTCTGCTGGTGAATGGCCCGTGCAATGAGATCCTTGCCGACCCCGGTTTCGCCCAACAACAACACTGTAGTCGGCGTGGGTGCAACACGTTCGACGAGATCCATGACCTCACACATCTGGATCGATTTTCCGATGATCCGGGTTTTTCCCCCGCGCTGCTCCATCTCTCGCTGCACTGCATGGAAGCGCCCCTCGTAGCGCGCTTTCTTGCGTAAAGAGACCGTCAGGAGACGGACCAAGCGTGCGGCCGCATTTTCAAGCACAACGGCGTGCTCAGGCTTGTTCTTGTTGATGTGTGTTGAAACATCATCGTTTTTCGAAGCATTGACGATGATGTCCAAATTGGCTGCATCCACATAGGACGGCAGTTCATTGACCAACGGCACACCGATGTCCTTGGCGAGTTCGATGCTCGACGGGTCAGCCTGCATGTCCAAAAGGCAGGCTATCTTGACACCGTGCACATCCGCGATCGCCTTGACGAACGGGGCACATGTCTTCCCCGAACCTGCAACCAGGATCTGTATCTTGGTGTCTTTCCACATATTCCCTCCATCGGCTGGGAGGCCTTTATAGGGGCCACGCTTATGCCGAATAATCGGGAATGCGAGTGACCCCTGTTTCTTACATCAGTGCAGCAACCTTGCGAATAAGGCGAAGAAGCTGGTGGGTGAAGCTTGATTCATTGTCGTACCAGATAATGGTCTTGACCATCCGGTCTGCCATAACAGTGGTACATAGACCATCCACCACGCCGCCATACGCCGAGCCAAGATAATCAGTCGATACGAGAGGCTCTTCCGAGTAGCCCATAACGTCCTTCAGGCTTCCTTCGGAGGCGGATTTGAGGGCGTTGTTGACGTCTTCTGTCGTGACGTCACAACTCACGTCTGCCACAAAATCCACGAGTGAAACATTGGGGGTAGGCACACGTACTGCCATACCATCGAGCCTGCCTTCAAGGGCAGGGATGACCTGGCTCACGGCCCGGGCAGCGCCCGTGGTGGTGGGCAACATATTGACTGCACCGGCCCTGGCGCGTCTGAGGTCCTTGTGCGTGCCATCCAGCACTCGCTGACTCATTGTGTATGAGTGAATGGTGGTCATGAGTCCCTTCTCGATGCCAAAGGCCTCATGCAGCACCTTGGCAACAGGAGCCAGACAGTTGGTAGTGCAGGACGCATTGGAAATAATCACATCGTTTTCGCTCAGAAGGTGATCGTTGACGCCCATGACTATGGTGGCATCACAATCTGGGCCTGGAGCACTGATAACCACTTTCTCGCAGCCGCAATCGATCATCTGTTCACAACTCATACGATCACGAAAGGCACCGGTGCTTTCAACGACGATATCGACGTCCCAGGCTCCCCAGCACCATTCGCCGGGCGCACAGCGAGTCACCACGACTTCATGATCGCCGACCATGAACCCATTGTTGGTGGCTTTTACTTCCTCATCAAAGGTTCCGTGAACCGAATCATATTTGAGCAGGTGGGCCAATTGGACATTGTCGGCGCGGGCATTGACCACAGCGAGTTCGTACCCTTCTTCCCTGGCAAGCAGCCTGGCAAGATAACGTCCGATTCGCCCGAAACCGTTGATACCTATTTTCACACTCATGATTGTCTCCTCAAGCGACCGTGGCCGCCCTCGCTGTGCCCTTGTTGGCTTTACTTAGCCAATTCCCGGACTTTTACTGATGAATTCTCTTTCAATGGCCGATTCAACGTGGTGAACGGGGAGCGCGGTCATTCGTCGTTGGACAAAAGAACTCCCGCTGCCGTATACAGAAGCAACTTGAATGTTCATTGACTTGGCTCGTAGCCGTTGCTCCGCTCCGCCCTCGGCCCTTCGGGCCGCCCCTACGGGGACGGGCTACGCTCCACAACGGCTACGGCGAACCGCCTCTAAGGAGGCACAAACTCGGACGCCGGGCTCCACCTTAAAATGACCGATCAGTGGTCCAAAGGATGGGGGGAGGCGCAATGGCCCCCCAACCGCACGCCTTTTGGTCAGCCCCTGCGCAGGCTGCCTCCATAAAGGTTTCTAGCCGTTTGTCATACGGGGGTTCTCCGAAAAACGCCGAGCCGGATACGAAAACATCAGCCCCGGCATGATGAAGCTCAGCGATGTTGGCAGGGGTCACGCCACCATCCACCTGGATGAGGGTGTCCGCTTCATGCATCTTGATCATCCGGGCAAGGGTTCTGATCTTGTCGATGGAAAATGGAATAAACGATTGTCCGCCAAAGCCGGGATTCACACTCATGACAAGGACCATGTACAACTGTGGCAACAAGTACTGAACTGCGCTCAAAGACGTGTGCGGGTTGATGGCTACTGCAGGTCGTACACCGTGATTTGCGATCTCGGCCACGGTACGCTCCAGGTGCGTCTCCGATTCGGCGTGAACACAAATGAGGTCGGCGCCAGCATCAGCGAATTCCTTGATGTAGCGACCGGGGTTATCAATCATGAGGTGTACGTCAAAGAACAGTTTGCTCTGCTTGCGACACGCTTTGATGACAGGCGACCCGAAGGTGATATTGGGGACGAATTGACCGTCCATGACGTCCCAATGGACCCATTCCACACCTGCATCTTCCAACATAGCCAGTTCTTCACCGAGTCGACTGAAATCAGACGACAGAAGAGAAGGCGACAATATGACAGTATTTTCAACACTCATGATTCCCCCTTTACGTCCTCGCTGTCGGGGCATACTTCCCGGCAGCGTACCCTTCGGCCATGGTCTCGTGATTGCGGGGTGTGATGGGCTCTGCCCAGCCGGCGGAACCAAAAGCCAGGAACCGAGACCTACAGACTTCCTTCATGGCCTTGGTCGCCTCGGAGAGGAACTTGCGCGGATCGAAATTGCCCGGATTTTCGGCAATGTATTTACGAACCGCACCAGTGGCTGCCAATCGCAGGTCGGTATCAATATTGACTTTGCGCACGCCATGCTTGATGCCTTCCTGAATTTCGGTCACGGGAACGCCGTAGGTCTCGGGAATTTCTCCGCCATAATCATTGATGGTCTTGAGCCACTCTTGCGGCACCGAGGAAGAGCCGTGCATGACGAGATGCGTATCCGGTATGCGGGCATGGATCTCCTTGATCCGATCGATGGCCAGCACTTCACCGGACGGAGGGCGGGAAAACTTGTACGCACCATGGCTGGTGCCAATGGCGATGGCCAGGGCATCCACCTTGGTTTTCGCAACGAAATCGGCTGCCTGATCCGGATCGGTGAGCATCTGTTCGCGGGTCAATTTACCCTCTGCTCCGACACCGTCCTCTTTGCCTGCCGTTGCCGTCTCCAGAGATCCCAGCACGCCGAGTTCTCCTTCCACTGACACACCGCAAGCATGAGCCATGTCCGTAACTTTTTTAGTCACATCCACATTGTATTCATAGCTGGATGGGGTACTGGAATCTTCCATGAGAGAACCATCCATCATGACTGAGCTGAAACCATTCTGGATGGCCTGAACACAGACTCCAGGCGAGGCACCGTGATCAAGATGCAGGCAGACCGGTATATGGGGCCATTCCTCCAAAGCAGCCAGGATAAGATGGCGCAGAAAGACGGAACCGGCATATTTGCGCGCACCAGCCGAACTCTGAAGTATGACCGGGCTGTTGGTTTCGTCAGCAGCTTCCATGATAGCCCTGATCTGTTCCATATTGTTGACGTTGAAAGCAGGAACGCCATAGCCGTTGGCTGCTGCATGATCCAGCAACTGTCGTAATGAAATAAGCGCCATGATTACTCCTCCGGATGTATCTCGGTTGGTTGTTCTATTCTGCAAATTCGCATCGAGTTGGTGCCGCCCTTTTCTCCGGCGGTATCCCCGCTGGTGGTGATGACCAGATCGCCTACCTGTGCAGCTCCGAGCCTGACGAGTTCTGCTGCTGCAGCCGAATGCTGCTGGGAAGCACAGACAGTCTCGGGATTGAAATCCACAGGGTAGACGCCACGATAGAGCGAGACTCGACGGCGGGTTTTTTCAATCTTGGACAGGGCGAAAATCGGGATGCCAGAACTGATTCGGGACATCCATAACGCGGTTCCACCCGAATCAGTGAAAGCGCCAATAGCGGCGGTATCCAGGTGATTGGCCGCATACATGGCGGACATGGCAATGGACTCGTCAATATGCGTAAAACGGGAATCCAGACGATGTCGGGAGCGGATTGCCACTTCCTGCCGCTCCGCCTCAAGACATATTTTTCCCATGGCGGACACGGCCTCAGCCGGATACTTGCCCACAGCAGACTCTGCGGAGAGCATGACTGCATCCGTGCCGTCCAAAACCGCATTGGCCACGTCAAAGACTTCGGCCCGTGTCGGAACCGGACTCAGGATCATTGAGTCCATCATCTGAGTGGCTGTGACAACGATCCGGTTGAGAGATCGGGCCCGCTTGATGAGCGACTTCTGTACACCGGGAAGCTTGGCATCACCGATCTCCACACCGAGATCGCCACGCGCGATCATGATGCCGTCGGAAAGCTGAACGATTGTCTCCACATGCTCCAGGGCCTCGGCGCGCTCGATCTTGGAAAGAATGAATCCGTGCCAGCCAAGCGCGGCCATGAGTTCACGGCACTCATCAACATCTGCGGCATTGCGGACGAATGAAAGAGCCAGAAAATCAGCATCCATTTCTGCCACGGCTCGCATGTCCATGCGATCCTTTTCAGTCAGAGCGCCGGCTGAAAGGCCGCCCGAAAGCAGGTTCACACCCTTGCCGCTGGAAAGGACGCCTCCAGTAACAACAGTGCAGTGAACCGCACCATCGACCACGTGGTCGACTTCGAGGATGCATTTACCGTCATCGAGAAGCAGGATACTTTCAGGGTCCACGTCATCAGACAAAGCTGAATAGGTAATACCAACCCTCTCGACGCTGCCCTCGTGCAGAGCGGTGTCCGGGTCAATGATAAAACTATCCCCTTCTTCCAAGGTAATTGATTCTTCCCTGAAACCACCGATGCGGATTTTTGGTCCCTGGAGATCGGCAAGGATCCCCACAGTCCTGCCCTGCTCGTTGGCAATTCTCCTGACCAGTGCTGCCAATTTGACGTGATCGGCACTGTTCCCGTGCGAAAAATTAAGGCGCACGACATCGACACCCTGACGGATGAGGTCGCGCAATGCGTCCTCATTGTCGGTTGCAGGCCCGAGCGTAGCCACAATCTTGGTTCTGCGAAGTCTCTGTTCCATACTCACATACTTCGTTCTTCGAGAATGCCCACTGCGGGCAAAGTCTTGCCTTCAAGAAACTCCAGAAAAGCCCCGCCACCGGTCGAGATATAGGAGATGTCATCGCCCACACCATACTTGTCGATAGCAGCTAGGGTATCTCCCCCTCCGGCAATGGAGTAGGCCGGGCTTTCCGCGATGGACATGGAAAGATCCATGGTCCCCTGGCCGAACTGGTCGAACTCGAAAACACCGACCGGACCGTTCCAGACGATGGTTCCGGCATCCTCCAACAATCGGGAATACAGCGAGGATGTCTTGGGACCGATATCCAAAATCATCTCATTGGCAGCGACTTTATTGACCTGCCGAGCAATGGGCGCGGCATCTTCGGAGAACTCCCGTCCACACACCACATCAAGCGGGATGGGGATTTCAACATCGGCATCGATGGCAACCTGCATCAGGTCGCGGGTAGCCTCAACCAAGTCCGGCTCAAAGAGCGAAGAGCAGATGTCGAAACCCGCGGCAGCAATGAAATTATTGGCAATACCACCGCCCACGATAAGCTTGTCCACTTTAGAGAGGAGCGACTCAAGTACCGTGAGCTTGGTTGAAACCTTGGCCCCACCCACCACAGCCACCACAGGCGATTGGGGAGCCATGAATCCTCGCTCCAGTCCGGCCAGTTCCCTCATCAAGAGCGGCCCGGCACAGGCGACAGGCGCGAACCGGGCTACGGCGTGCGTCGACGCCTGAGCCCTGTGAGC from Pseudodesulfovibrio profundus encodes the following:
- a CDS encoding phosphoribulokinase, with translation MQRTRPILLGIVGDSAAGKTTISAGIEKILGPDRVTNICSDDYHKYNRVQRAEKNISALHPDCNHIDIMQHNFYQLRRGEAILKPVYNHSTGDFDPPVYVEPKEFVIVEGLLGFYTKKMRDAFDVKIYLDPDEELRVDWKFKRDTVKRGYTREEVQASLDKRIEVSTNFIRPQRKFADIVCNFYRPDGAEEETGTKLNTNLILRPTIHHPDFAEFIDHRPGTKEKCLTFTLGRDEGLPVDILKITGNIKQMTAETLMDIIMDHLDKVDDLTTDGVGCYTEGSEKKVSYPLGITQLLTCFHLMNAKMNT
- the glpX gene encoding class II fructose-bisphosphatase, with product MTRRQPDRNLALDLARVTEAAALASARWLGLGKKEDGDGAAVDAMRISFNAMAINGRVVIGEGEKDEAPMLFNGESVGTGVGPRMDIAVDPVEGTRLLANGRPNAISVVAMTPEGSMYDPGPAYYMNKLVVPPEAVGMVDIKDPVARTLRKVAQAKNKDVRDLVVFVLDKERHEELIADIRATGARIQLHTDGDVAGALMAVIPDTGIDIMMGTGGTPEGVLAATAIRVLGGEMQGMLDPQSEEEKARVKEAGRDIKQVLKMEDLVSSDDIFFAATGITDGVFLKGVDFTGKGAKTTSLVMRGLTGTVRYVESAHRFDKLMRISSIDYD
- a CDS encoding PHP domain-containing protein, which codes for MHTHSGRSWESKIPGRLLLTLARQNGLQGIGICEKDAFPDETLFTHAAKLRLKLALGIEFSCRDASIIGFGLDLTTKDQTKLESRFALVREQTLQRAHVLIERLQSWDGTINRKNVAAFAGRDPHPTFIVQYMVQARRMFPSMIDAGRFIAEERLDSDLPALHLPDPVDIIELIHRVGGVSIWAHPFMSPSEKQRPLMATLAEAGLDGIEAVYPYRENGYPGEESNEILQARTLSLTKNTDVFFSGGSDCRYPIGPFEDTRLMLPGEYGITSHEAQFLERVLH
- a CDS encoding sigma-54 interaction domain-containing protein gives rise to the protein MWKDTKIQILVAGSGKTCAPFVKAIADVHGVKIACLLDMQADPSSIELAKDIGVPLVNELPSYVDAANLDIIVNASKNDDVSTHINKNKPEHAVVLENAAARLVRLLTVSLRKKARYEGRFHAVQREMEQRGGKTRIIGKSIQMCEVMDLVERVAPTPTTVLLLGETGVGKDLIARAIHQQSHLNSRPYISINCTALTSSLMESELFGYKKGAFTGAEEDRKGLFEEADGGTLFLDEIGDMLPELQAKLLRFLQTGEIRRVGSTETTNVNVRVIAATNRDLEFAMDNETFRRDLYYRFNTFTIEIPPLRDRMMDIPYLVYHFITKAEAKLNKRLTGIADEALECMSRYDWPGNVRELENVIERAAILCKGDVIGPEDVALRIDDSGTFGCPVGKPAAEDQENSSVFQSKKDQVMENFEKKEMQRYLQETDGNVSEASRMSGIPRRTFYRKMKKYGM
- the gap gene encoding type I glyceraldehyde-3-phosphate dehydrogenase, which produces MSVKIGINGFGRIGRYLARLLAREEGYELAVVNARADNVQLAHLLKYDSVHGTFDEEVKATNNGFMVGDHEVVVTRCAPGEWCWGAWDVDIVVESTGAFRDRMSCEQMIDCGCEKVVISAPGPDCDATIVMGVNDHLLSENDVIISNASCTTNCLAPVAKVLHEAFGIEKGLMTTIHSYTMSQRVLDGTHKDLRRARAGAVNMLPTTTGAARAVSQVIPALEGRLDGMAVRVPTPNVSLVDFVADVSCDVTTEDVNNALKSASEGSLKDVMGYSEEPLVSTDYLGSAYGGVVDGLCTTVMADRMVKTIIWYDNESSFTHQLLRLIRKVAALM
- the rpe gene encoding ribulose-phosphate 3-epimerase → MSVENTVILSPSLLSSDFSRLGEELAMLEDAGVEWVHWDVMDGQFVPNITFGSPVIKACRKQSKLFFDVHLMIDNPGRYIKEFADAGADLICVHAESETHLERTVAEIANHGVRPAVAINPHTSLSAVQYLLPQLYMVLVMSVNPGFGGQSFIPFSIDKIRTLARMIKMHEADTLIQVDGGVTPANIAELHHAGADVFVSGSAFFGEPPYDKRLETFMEAACAGADQKACGWGAIAPPPILWTTDRSF
- the fba gene encoding class II fructose-bisphosphate aldolase (catalyzes the reversible aldol condensation of dihydroxyacetonephosphate and glyceraldehyde 3-phosphate in the Calvin cycle, glycolysis, and/or gluconeogenesis), which codes for MALISLRQLLDHAAANGYGVPAFNVNNMEQIRAIMEAADETNSPVILQSSAGARKYAGSVFLRHLILAALEEWPHIPVCLHLDHGASPGVCVQAIQNGFSSVMMDGSLMEDSSTPSSYEYNVDVTKKVTDMAHACGVSVEGELGVLGSLETATAGKEDGVGAEGKLTREQMLTDPDQAADFVAKTKVDALAIAIGTSHGAYKFSRPPSGEVLAIDRIKEIHARIPDTHLVMHGSSSVPQEWLKTINDYGGEIPETYGVPVTEIQEGIKHGVRKVNIDTDLRLAATGAVRKYIAENPGNFDPRKFLSEATKAMKEVCRSRFLAFGSAGWAEPITPRNHETMAEGYAAGKYAPTART
- the pyk gene encoding pyruvate kinase encodes the protein MEQRLRRTKIVATLGPATDNEDALRDLIRQGVDVVRLNFSHGNSADHVKLAALVRRIANEQGRTVGILADLQGPKIRIGGFREESITLEEGDSFIIDPDTALHEGSVERVGITYSALSDDVDPESILLLDDGKCILEVDHVVDGAVHCTVVTGGVLSSGKGVNLLSGGLSAGALTEKDRMDMRAVAEMDADFLALSFVRNAADVDECRELMAALGWHGFILSKIERAEALEHVETIVQLSDGIMIARGDLGVEIGDAKLPGVQKSLIKRARSLNRIVVTATQMMDSMILSPVPTRAEVFDVANAVLDGTDAVMLSAESAVGKYPAEAVSAMGKICLEAERQEVAIRSRHRLDSRFTHIDESIAMSAMYAANHLDTAAIGAFTDSGGTALWMSRISSGIPIFALSKIEKTRRRVSLYRGVYPVDFNPETVCASQQHSAAAAELVRLGAAQVGDLVITTSGDTAGEKGGTNSMRICRIEQPTEIHPEE
- a CDS encoding phosphoglycerate kinase — translated: MVMLEMSKLDLAGKRVLIREDFNVPISDGEITSDKRLMAALPTIRTALNRGAQVMIMSHLGRPKEGTFDPDMTLEPVAHRLSELLGLVVRFEKDWINGVSLQPGEVVLLENVRFLKGESDNDLELGKAMAVLCDTFVMDAFATAHRAQASTHAVARFAPVACAGPLLMRELAGLERGFMAPQSPVVAVVGGAKVSTKLTVLESLLSKVDKLIVGGGIANNFIAAAGFDICSSLFEPDLVEATRDLMQVAIDADVEIPIPLDVVCGREFSEDAAPIARQVNKVAANEMILDIGPKTSSLYSRLLEDAGTIVWNGPVGVFEFDQFGQGTMDLSMSIAESPAYSIAGGGDTLAAIDKYGVGDDISYISTGGGAFLEFLEGKTLPAVGILEERSM